One window from the genome of Montipora foliosa isolate CH-2021 chromosome 5, ASM3666993v2, whole genome shotgun sequence encodes:
- the LOC138003594 gene encoding uncharacterized protein isoform X2 yields the protein MSQGLFVEEKEIFLQSKEALDITLLGSEWNSSCGGLSTLNRELAIHLSEQPHVRVSVLVPEGACKDEDKKAAQNFGINVLDAGKQPGFSEPLEWLGFPPQDHRIDVVVGHGVKLGRQVNIIKRSPQFQNCKWVHMVHTAPEDLSKYKGYDNPTSRGEQKHWDEVDLCKYADLVVPVGPRLKKAYSSYLQGCKEDEDIFEIIPGLFDREFGALRQKAKVESDDDFIVLLCGRGDYEDFEVKGYDIAVKAFADQRLKGKRYYLLFVGAPDGKQDEVRRRLLNLGITDEQLTVRKFVQSREKIKDLFCEVDLVIMPSKSEGFGLVALEALSAGLPILVGSNSGFARALEEIDFGDTCIVRSNDPAKWAKKIDKVRANHQKRLREMTWIKKFYAKKFSWREQCANLVKKLRKMVNENATLAAKRLKVSPGCVNLENNSSPYPELSTRPCTTSSPEIIENATLAAKLLKVSPGCVNLENNSSPYPELSTRPCTTSSPEIIEPSETPSRERLEWLSRNLTSWEPLARRLGFSEGEIKGFHKDNEEWAKKALSMLFRWKEKNGSEATYAVLYTALRHRSVGRKDLAEEVIKTNLNL from the exons ATGTCACAAGGACTATTTGTTGAAGAAAAGGAGATTTTTCTCCAAAGCAAGGAAGCACTGGACATTACTCTCTTAGGGAGTGAATGGAATTCATCGTGTGGGGGGTTGTCAACATTAAACAGAGAGCTTGCAATTCATCTGTCAGAACAACCGCATGTCAGAGTTTCTGTGTTGGTCCCAGAGGGCGCTTGCAAAGATGAAGACAAAAAGGCAGCCCAAAATTTTGGGATCAATGTTCTTGATGCAGGGAAACAACCAGGCTTCAGTGAACCTCTTGAATGGTTGGGCTTTCCACCTCAAGATCACAGAATAGATGTTGTTGTTGGCCATGGTGTGAAACTTGGCCGGCAAGTTAACATAATAAAACGTTCTCCACAATTCCAAAATTGTAAATGGGTGCACATGGTACATACTGCTCCAGAAGACCTCAGCAAATATAAGGGTTATGATAATCCTACTTCAAGAGGTGAACAGAAGCACTGGGATGAGGTTGATCTTTGCAAGTATGCTGACCTTGTTGTTCCAGTGGGACCAAGACTTAAAAAGGCTTACTCGTCCTATTTGCAGGGGTGTAAGGAAGATGaggatatttttgaaataattccGGGTCTATTTGATAGGGAATTTGGGGCTTTGAGGCAAAAGGCCAAAGTTGAGAGTGATGATGATTTTATTGTGTTGTTGTGTGGGCGAGGAGATTATGAGGACTTTGAGGTAAAGGGATATGACATTGCTGTTAAGGCATTTGCTGATCAACGCCTGAAAGGAAAACGTTATTATCTTTTGTTTGTGGGTGCCCCTGATGGGAAGCAGGATGAGGTCAGGAGGAGACTTCTCAACCTTGGAATTACTGATGAGCAGCTGACAGTTAGAAAATTTGTACAGAGCCGGGAAAAAATAAAGGATCTCTTTTGCGAAGTCGATCTTGTCATCATGCCTTCAAAATCAGAGGGATTTGGTCTCGTAGCCCTTGAAGCTCTATCGGCCGGTTTACCAATTCTTGTGGGAAGTAATTCAGGATTTGCAAGAGCGTTAGAAGAGATTGACTTTGGAGACACATGCATAGTTCGTTCAAATGATCCTGCCAAGTGGGCGAAAAAAATTGATAAGGTCAGAGCTAATCATCAAAAGCGACTTCGTGAGATGACCTGGATAAAAAAATTTTATGCAAAGAAGTTCAGTTGGAGGGAACAGTGTGCAAATCTTGTGaagaaactgcgaaaaatgGTTAATG AAAATGCAACTCTGGCAGCAAAGCGGTTGAAGGTCTCACCCGGCTGTGTGAATTTGGAAAACAATTCCAGTCCATATCCAGAGCTTTCTACAAGGCCATGCACAACAAGCTCGCCGGAAATTATAG AAAATGCAACTCTGGCAGCAAAGCTGTTGAAGGTCTCACCCGGCTGTGTGAATTTGGAAAACAATTCCAGTCCATATCCAGAGCTTTCTACAAGGCCATGCACAACAAGCTCGCCGGAAATTATAG AACCGAGTGAAACACCCTCCCGAGAGAGATTGGAGTGGCTGTCAAGGAATCTCACTTCATGGGAACCTCTTGCGCGTCGTCTGGGTTTCAGTGAGGGGGAAATAAAAGGATTTCACAAGGATAACGAAGAGTGGGCCAAGAAGGCACTCAGCATGTTGTTCAGATGGAAAGAGAAGAATGGCTCAGAAGCAACGTACGCCGTGCTATATACAGCATTAAGACATAGGTCTGTGGGGCGGAAAGACCTGGCTGAAGAAGTGATAAAAACGAATTTAAACCTTTAG